Proteins co-encoded in one Bacillus paramycoides genomic window:
- the acpS gene encoding holo-ACP synthase, whose product MIVGIGIDIIELNRIEKMLDGKLKFLERILTEGERNVAKELKGSRLTEFVAGRFAAKEAYSKAVGTGIGKEVSFLDIEVRNDDRGKPILLTSTEHIVHLSISHSKEFAVAQVVLESSSS is encoded by the coding sequence ATGATTGTAGGGATTGGAATCGATATTATTGAATTGAATCGAATTGAAAAAATGCTAGATGGAAAGCTTAAATTTTTGGAACGTATTTTAACTGAAGGTGAACGTAATGTTGCTAAGGAGCTGAAGGGAAGCCGTCTTACAGAGTTTGTAGCTGGAAGGTTTGCAGCAAAAGAGGCGTATTCAAAGGCGGTAGGCACTGGTATCGGGAAAGAAGTAAGTTTTTTAGATATTGAAGTAAGAAATGATGATAGAGGGAAGCCAATTCTTCTTACAAGTACAGAGCATATTGTTCATTTATCAATTAGTCATAGTAAGGAATTTGCTGTTGCTCAAGTGGTTTTAGAAAGCTCGTCAAGCTAG
- a CDS encoding rhomboid family intramembrane serine protease translates to MLIPSVRISLQPTVIALLLIQLFMIMLGDFFLFPMAAYNEYIAKGEWWRLITSLLVHVDLQHFLSNSICLFVLGSSIEKQLGHFSFIIIFFLSGILGNISSYLIMPLEYIHAGASGGIFGLLGAQLFLLYSRYRSSNPRDITIFSIMICILLLFTFFNPSANPISHLTGLIIGSICTPLLIK, encoded by the coding sequence ATGCTAATACCATCCGTCCGCATTTCCTTACAACCAACTGTCATCGCTTTACTTCTCATACAATTATTCATGATTATGTTAGGCGACTTTTTTCTCTTTCCTATGGCAGCTTATAATGAATATATCGCTAAAGGAGAATGGTGGCGTCTCATAACTTCTCTGCTTGTACATGTAGACTTACAACATTTTCTTTCTAATAGTATTTGTTTATTCGTGCTTGGCTCTTCTATTGAAAAACAACTAGGGCATTTTTCTTTCATCATTATTTTTTTCCTTTCTGGCATCCTTGGAAATATTTCTTCTTATCTTATTATGCCTCTTGAATATATTCATGCCGGGGCATCCGGCGGTATTTTCGGATTGCTAGGTGCACAGTTATTTCTATTGTATAGTCGATATCGTTCTTCCAATCCAAGAGACATCACTATTTTTTCAATTATGATATGTATATTATTACTATTCACTTTCTTCAATCCCTCTGCCAATCCTATCAGCCATTTAACAGGATTGATCATTGGTAGTATTTGCACCCCTTTATTGATAAAGTGA
- the uvsE gene encoding UV DNA damage repair endonuclease UvsE, translated as MLVRLGYVAMSVHLKNASPSQTMTYAQFQKIDDREAAIRKLERISNSNLENCLRLLKHNRGHDISFFRLSSKLIPLANHEELLDWNYIRPLKEKLKELGEYAIRMNMRIDFHPDHFVVLNSPEESIFKQSVKTLQMHKKLLKGMGIEHKQRCVMHVGGGYKDKELALERFIENWSNVPRSIQEMIMLENDDTTFTLEETLYLGEKLDIPVVFDLHHHMMNHNREDWHEDWVRVVHTWESSLLPVKMHISSPREGKDPRAHADFIDVDTFLSFLKKIKGSVPQIDCMIEAKKKDESLFQLMRDLSEQTDVEIVDGASFYIK; from the coding sequence ATGCTTGTAAGACTTGGGTATGTTGCAATGAGTGTACATTTGAAAAACGCATCTCCATCTCAAACGATGACGTATGCGCAGTTTCAAAAAATAGATGATCGAGAAGCGGCGATTCGCAAACTTGAAAGAATTTCCAATTCGAATTTGGAAAACTGTTTGCGACTATTAAAGCATAATAGAGGACATGATATATCGTTCTTTCGACTTAGTTCCAAGCTCATCCCTCTGGCAAATCATGAGGAGTTATTAGACTGGAACTATATTCGTCCTTTAAAAGAAAAACTGAAAGAGCTAGGTGAATATGCAATTCGTATGAATATGCGTATCGATTTTCATCCAGATCATTTTGTTGTACTCAATTCACCTGAGGAGAGTATTTTTAAACAATCTGTAAAGACATTACAAATGCATAAAAAGTTGTTAAAAGGCATGGGGATTGAACATAAGCAACGATGTGTAATGCATGTTGGTGGCGGATATAAAGATAAAGAGCTCGCATTAGAGCGTTTTATAGAGAATTGGTCTAATGTCCCAAGAAGTATTCAGGAAATGATTATGTTAGAAAATGACGATACAACTTTTACGCTGGAGGAAACATTATATTTAGGAGAAAAACTGGACATTCCCGTTGTATTTGATTTGCATCACCATATGATGAATCATAATCGAGAAGATTGGCATGAAGATTGGGTGCGTGTTGTACATACGTGGGAATCGTCTTTGTTACCAGTAAAAATGCATATTTCTAGTCCTAGAGAGGGAAAAGACCCGAGGGCGCATGCGGATTTTATTGATGTAGATACTTTTTTATCTTTTTTAAAAAAGATAAAGGGAAGTGTTCCGCAAATTGATTGTATGATTGAAGCGAAGAAGAAGGATGAGTCTTTATTTCAACTCATGAGAGATTTAAGTGAACAAACAGATGTGGAAATTGTCGATGGTGCAAGCTTTTATATTAAATGA